The following are from one region of the Halarcobacter sp. genome:
- the pgl gene encoding 6-phosphogluconolactonase produces the protein MNSFKSFLSKEQLLDELSSHIIQILEEGIEENGTATLLVSGGSTPKPLFQKLSNMDIAWEKVTVALVDERWIDSTNKDSNELLVKENLLQNKASKAKFLGMYIENKDVNEAQNEVSKIYKTIYPFDIVVLGMGNDSHTASLFPNNKKLEEAYNLENENLCISIVPDTAPYDRMSLTLGGILSAKNIILHIEGKEKLKVYEETLSSNDIYKNPISAVLNNEKSEVEVYHA, from the coding sequence ATGAATAGTTTTAAATCTTTTCTTTCAAAGGAACAATTATTAGATGAATTAAGTTCTCATATAATTCAAATATTAGAAGAGGGGATTGAGGAAAATGGAACTGCTACACTTTTAGTTTCAGGGGGTAGCACTCCAAAACCTTTATTTCAAAAACTCTCAAATATGGATATTGCTTGGGAAAAAGTTACTGTAGCTTTAGTGGATGAAAGATGGATAGATAGTACAAATAAAGATAGCAATGAGCTTCTAGTAAAAGAAAACCTTTTACAAAATAAAGCTTCAAAAGCTAAATTTCTTGGAATGTATATAGAAAATAAAGATGTAAATGAAGCCCAAAATGAGGTTTCAAAAATATATAAAACTATTTATCCTTTTGATATTGTAGTTTTAGGTATGGGAAATGATTCCCACACAGCATCTCTTTTTCCTAATAATAAAAAGTTAGAAGAAGCATATAATTTAGAAAATGAAAATTTATGTATATCAATAGTTCCCGATACAGCGCCATACGATAGAATGAGTTTAACTTTAGGTGGAATTTTATCAGCAAAAAACATCATTCTTCATATAGAAGGAAAAGAGAAGTTAAAAGTATATGAAGAGACTTTAAGCTCAAATGATATTTATAAAAATCCAATTAGTGCTGTGTTAAACAATGAAAAATCCGAAGTGGAGGTTTATCACGCATGA